From the genome of Streptomyces sp. NBC_01116, one region includes:
- a CDS encoding GMC family oxidoreductase, with protein MTEEDRYDVIVVGGGVAGSLVARHLGDRGRRVLVLEAGARAVDQEQGHREAGGRFLAASAKVPGSPYSPHEAIPWPEVGDLTGTDDGGYRSEGYLIQRGTLPYASGYVRVNGGTGNIWTGLTPRMLPEDFDTEAFGYGRSWPLAYADLEPYYRAAEFAIGVAADVDEQRGAVGLPFPEGYVFPMRGLPPSRVDTVMAARLDGRRVREPGGEELVELRVAGTPQGRNGVPDPRYGGGAGFEPVGAHGRPEPGSRCLGSASCIPHCPSHAKYTPLKTQARWAPSVTLQDRAVVSLVLVDPAGRATGVEYLTYPRTSGVRRRGQAGAVRRTVHADVVVLAAHAIENAKLLLLSGLGNRSGQVGRNLMDHPVLLTWGLLPEQVGPYRGPGSTSGLEGFRSGPSRRLRAPFRIEIGNWGWVWAKGSVDTDVVELMRAPGPHRPGLRGRELRRAVADRIGRQFTLQFEMEQSADPANRVTLDPRHRDRLGLPRPVVTYSLSPHVKEGIAAAKAVSDQIFTLLGAEDHTVFEAADWPGRFEHRGRTYGYRGAGHAAGTHIMGAGPTTSVVDQWQRCWDHPGLYAVGCGSMPSVATSNPTLTMAALALRSAERIEADLAERDRPITVTADRASGAAS; from the coding sequence ATGACGGAAGAGGACCGGTATGACGTGATCGTGGTCGGCGGTGGTGTCGCGGGCTCGCTCGTGGCCCGGCATCTGGGCGACCGGGGCCGCCGTGTCCTCGTACTGGAGGCCGGCGCCCGCGCGGTCGACCAGGAGCAGGGCCATCGTGAGGCCGGGGGACGCTTCCTGGCGGCCTCGGCCAAGGTGCCCGGATCGCCCTACTCCCCGCACGAGGCGATCCCGTGGCCCGAGGTCGGTGACCTGACCGGCACGGACGACGGTGGATACCGCTCCGAGGGGTACCTGATCCAGCGCGGCACACTCCCGTACGCCAGCGGATACGTGCGGGTCAACGGCGGCACCGGCAACATCTGGACCGGGCTCACCCCACGTATGCTGCCCGAGGACTTCGACACCGAGGCGTTCGGCTACGGCCGCAGCTGGCCACTCGCCTACGCGGACCTAGAGCCCTACTACCGCGCGGCGGAGTTCGCGATCGGGGTGGCGGCGGACGTCGACGAGCAGCGCGGCGCAGTGGGCCTGCCGTTCCCCGAGGGCTATGTCTTCCCCATGCGAGGTCTGCCTCCCAGCCGCGTCGACACCGTGATGGCCGCACGTCTGGACGGCCGCCGGGTCAGGGAGCCCGGCGGCGAGGAGCTGGTGGAGCTGCGGGTGGCGGGCACCCCACAGGGACGCAACGGCGTCCCCGATCCTCGCTACGGGGGCGGCGCCGGCTTCGAGCCCGTCGGTGCGCACGGACGTCCCGAACCGGGCAGCCGTTGCCTGGGCAGTGCGTCCTGCATCCCCCACTGCCCCTCCCACGCCAAGTACACCCCCCTCAAGACGCAGGCCCGCTGGGCCCCGTCGGTCACCCTCCAGGACCGGGCCGTGGTCAGCCTGGTCCTCGTCGACCCGGCCGGCCGGGCCACCGGAGTCGAGTACCTGACCTATCCGCGGACCAGCGGCGTCCGGCGGAGGGGGCAGGCCGGGGCCGTCCGCCGGACGGTGCACGCGGACGTGGTGGTGTTGGCAGCACACGCCATCGAGAACGCCAAGCTGCTGCTCCTGTCCGGCCTCGGCAACCGCAGCGGACAGGTGGGGCGGAACCTGATGGACCATCCCGTCCTGCTGACCTGGGGACTCCTCCCGGAGCAGGTGGGCCCCTACCGGGGTCCCGGTTCCACCTCCGGCCTCGAAGGGTTCCGGTCCGGCCCGTCCCGCCGTCTGCGTGCTCCGTTCCGCATCGAGATCGGCAACTGGGGCTGGGTGTGGGCGAAAGGCTCGGTCGACACGGACGTCGTCGAGCTGATGCGTGCCCCGGGACCTCACCGGCCCGGTCTGCGGGGCCGCGAGCTGAGGCGAGCGGTGGCCGATCGCATCGGACGGCAGTTCACGCTCCAGTTCGAGATGGAGCAGAGTGCCGACCCCGCCAACCGGGTGACTCTCGACCCCCGCCACCGCGACCGGCTCGGTCTGCCGCGCCCCGTGGTGACCTACAGCCTGTCCCCGCACGTGAAGGAAGGCATCGCGGCGGCCAAGGCGGTGTCCGACCAGATCTTCACGCTGCTGGGCGCCGAGGACCACACCGTTTTCGAGGCCGCCGACTGGCCCGGCCGGTTCGAACACCGGGGCCGGACCTACGGCTACCGGGGCGCGGGCCACGCCGCCGGCACCCACATCATGGGCGCCGGTCCGACCACATCGGTCGTCGACCAGTGGCAGCGCTGCTGGGACCACCCCGGCCTCTACGCGGTCGGCTGCGGCAGCATGCCGTCGGTGGCCACCTCCAACCCGACCCTGACCATGGCCGCACTCGCCCTGCGGAGCGCCGAGCGGATCGAAGCCGACCTGGCCGAACGCGACCGGCCCATCACCGTGACCGCCGACCGCGCCTCCGGAGCCGCCTCGTGA
- a CDS encoding exo-alpha-sialidase, with product MQRRVTVALLSAALLVGTTAGTAHGAPAAAPGELTSQDIATQGVGSPHYRIPALTTSVRGTVIAAYDTRPTVGDLPGNLGVVVRRSTDGGTTWGSQQVVRKEAAPKGFGDPSLLVDRTTGRIFVFYAGSVNQGFFGSATGNDESDPDILQADYSYSDDDGVTWTHRRITKQVKNPAWAGVFAASGEGIQVRNGPYKGRLIQQYAIRNNGANYAVSAYSDDHGATWKTGNPVGPGGDENKTVELSDGRIMLNNRSAPYRTVAYSSDGGVTYTPFTQDTNLRDPANNGSVIRYAPDVPASHPQASWLLFSNTDSTARKNLTVKMSCDNGKTWPIRKVVNPGSAAYSTLTRLPDGRLGLLYERDDYRHITYASFDLKWLGGTCADLTITPPATLKAGTATEVTVRVVNRMDVTRSAGTLDLTVPAGWSTRQVAFPALRPGEGANIKVPVTVPAGASGTAELTVTYRADGKQASGSRSVTVTP from the coding sequence ATGCAGCGCAGAGTCACCGTCGCCCTGCTGTCCGCCGCCCTCCTGGTGGGCACCACCGCCGGCACCGCCCACGGCGCACCGGCCGCCGCCCCCGGCGAACTGACCTCCCAGGACATCGCGACCCAGGGCGTCGGATCCCCCCACTACCGCATCCCCGCACTCACCACCTCCGTCAGGGGCACGGTGATCGCCGCCTACGACACCCGCCCCACGGTCGGCGACCTGCCCGGCAACCTGGGCGTCGTCGTACGGCGCAGCACCGACGGCGGCACCACCTGGGGGAGTCAGCAGGTCGTCCGCAAGGAGGCGGCCCCCAAGGGCTTCGGCGACCCCAGCCTCCTCGTCGACCGCACGACCGGCCGGATCTTCGTCTTCTACGCGGGCTCCGTGAACCAGGGCTTCTTCGGCTCGGCCACCGGCAACGACGAGAGCGACCCCGACATCCTCCAGGCCGACTACAGCTACTCGGACGACGACGGCGTCACCTGGACCCACCGCCGCATCACGAAGCAGGTCAAGAACCCCGCCTGGGCCGGTGTGTTCGCGGCCTCCGGCGAAGGCATCCAGGTCCGCAACGGCCCGTACAAGGGCCGGCTGATCCAGCAGTACGCCATCCGGAACAACGGCGCCAACTACGCCGTCAGCGCCTACAGCGACGACCACGGCGCGACCTGGAAGACGGGCAACCCGGTCGGACCGGGCGGCGACGAGAACAAGACCGTCGAGCTCAGCGACGGCCGGATCATGCTCAACAACCGCTCCGCGCCCTACCGGACCGTCGCGTACTCCAGCGACGGCGGCGTCACCTACACACCGTTCACCCAGGACACCAACCTGCGCGACCCGGCGAACAACGGCTCGGTCATCCGGTACGCCCCGGACGTCCCCGCCTCCCACCCCCAGGCGTCCTGGCTGCTGTTCAGCAACACCGACAGCACCGCACGGAAGAACCTGACCGTGAAGATGTCCTGTGACAACGGGAAGACCTGGCCGATCCGGAAGGTCGTCAACCCCGGCAGCGCCGCCTACTCCACGCTGACCCGGCTGCCGGACGGCAGGCTCGGGCTGCTCTACGAGCGCGACGACTACCGGCACATCACCTACGCCTCCTTCGACCTGAAGTGGCTCGGCGGCACCTGCGCGGACCTCACCATCACGCCCCCGGCCACGCTGAAGGCGGGGACGGCCACCGAGGTGACCGTGCGGGTCGTCAACCGGATGGACGTCACCCGCAGCGCGGGCACGCTCGACCTGACCGTGCCCGCCGGCTGGAGCACGAGGCAGGTGGCGTTCCCGGCGCTCCGGCCCGGTGAGGGCGCGAACATCAAGGTCCCGGTCACGGTCCCGGCGGGCGCGTCCGGCACCGCCGAACTGACCGTGACCTACCGGGCCGACGGCAAGCAGGCATCCGGAAGCCGTTCGGTGACCGTGACCCCGTAG